Genomic DNA from Gorilla gorilla gorilla isolate KB3781 chromosome 13, NHGRI_mGorGor1-v2.1_pri, whole genome shotgun sequence:
CTTAGCAACTGATATGTAATCCAAAATGGCATTTAGCTATGACGGCTTCAGGTTGTAGACTGTATCCTTGGGATCCTTGTCCTTGGAAGCAATGTCTACTCCTTGGATTCAGTATTTTGCACTTGCCAACCTACGTGGACCTGAGAGATACACCATCCAGAAGCTGATGTCTTCTCCAGTGTGTATCCTACCCTTGTCTTGGAGGCCTTGAAGTTGACTACACTTTCTGATCAAGTTTTCAGTATTCATTGAGAGAAACAGAGCCTTGTGCAAATAATCCACAACATGACATACCCCTCAAAAAGTTTTGTTTCTGTATTGCTGGTGGTGCAGGTGGCCCCTCTGAGGCGTGAATCTAGTAAGTATTCTGGAATCACTTGCCAAGAAAACAATCTGGATGCCAAGAAACGTGTGGCATCCTTGCCTGGTTTCAATGTGAAAAGCCACCCTGATCCTGGGATTGTGATAGGAATAAGTATAGgggaagtgtttttttaaaacctgaattcCCCAGGGAAAAATTATGGCCAAATTTTGAGGAAGCAGCTGTGCTCCCTTTTGGGTGGTGCTGAGTTGGGTGCTTGAGGATTGGTGCTGTCTTGTGTGAGGCTGCATCGtgtggtgtgaatgtgtgtgtttctgtatagGTGAGGCTGTGTGTTTTCTCAGGAGAGATTTCCCACTTATACAACCCAATCACCAGTGTCCACTTCTAACAATAAAATCCACCCCCGCTCTACTCTCTCTGTACAGTGACTCCTCCACCCTCACCAGAGCCATCCCCGGGTCTGCCTTATTATCCCGACTGCTCAGGTGGAGAACCTGAAGGGCCAAGGCAGTGGCCCCAGCTCCTGAGTTCctgaatgaaaaagtgaaaacacGAACCCAGGAGTGTGGGCCAGTGCTGACACTGACATGCACTTAGTCATGGGGTGTTCACCACCACACAGGGAGTCCAGCATTCATGTATAAACCCAAAAGCAACGAGCCCAAAAGGCCCCAGACACTGCCCATCATCATAAAGTGGCCTCCGTGGTCACACAACCCAGGGCAGTTATAGGCTCATCTCCCCACGGACAGGCATAGTCATCAGTGTGTCAAAAGCACAAAGATCCCCAGGTGTTTGGCTCAGctcacagatcttttttttttttttttttaacttttaagttcaggggtacatgtgcaggatgtgcaggtttgctacatatagAAATGTGTGTCAtgagagtttgttgtacagattattgcaTCACCCATACATTGGCCTaatatcagttatttttcctgatcctccccctcctcccacctcccaccctccagtaggccccacgCACACAAATTCTAAGAGGAGTGGGGGACCACAAAGGCCAGTGTGGCCCACTTCAGTTGTGAAGTTAATTTGCTCAGCAACTGGCCAAAGTCTATAAGGATGGGTGATGTATTTTAGTAGATTTAGTAATACTATCTTCCCAAGCCCTAAAATGCTCAAATCCTGCCAGCCAAAAATGGTGAGGAGGGACAGATAGGAACTCTGTGTAGCACTTGGTTATTAGCCTGGCTTCCATCCCTTAGTGGCAACTCTCTTGTATATGTGGGTTAAAGACCCTCAGCATCAAGCCAAGCCTCCTCCATGAGGAGCCATCTCACTATTGACTGGCTAGTGCCGGGTATGGCCACCAGCCCAACTGAAACAAAATGTTGCCTTAAAACAAGTGTAAATCTCATACAACAGGCAAATGCAGAAGCAGTGTGGTCTCACAAGTTGTAAAGAGGACAGTCGCAATTTTGCTGGACTTCAACCTGGGTAGAAGACATGAGGGAACTCTGTCACTGAATCACGGCAGAGTTCAAGGCCACTTGTAGACTATTTCGTGTTACAGAAGGTGGCCTTTAGCTACTAAGCaaaggcctcagtttctcatttctttcctgttCATCTTCTTGGTCATCCTTCTTCCGCAAGGGAAACGAGCCCAAGCAAAAGGCAGTTTCAATATTAATTTGACCGAGGTTTTGTGCAGTTTATTATCATCCAGGTAATCAGGTGCAACCCAGTCTGCCTAGCAGCCCCCCTATCTCtgctctgtgttttcatttaataaacactttggtctacttactatgtgctagatttTCTCGAGACCAAGTAAATGAGAATCTTTATGTTGGCAGCTAAGTTAGATTTAACataactgacaaaaattaaaatttctgatttcttgtaaaaatattttgtatgtgtgaATGCACACTGAATGTAAAGTGGATAAAAAAATCACACTTGCACTCATGGAAGGCTTTTcatgaatttgtcaatttctagtttttatatttcccCACTTCACCGGATAATGCATACCTGAACCTGGAAACTGATTCCGACTGCAGAAAGTGTTCTGAGACATATCCCTTAGCTTCACTAGTGCAGGTCAACCTGGGAGTATGTCCCAGCATCAGCTTGGCCCATGCTGTGATAAGCCAACTCCATGCACCACACCAAGCAAGCCCCTGGGTGATTCACAGTCTCCACCACCAGGGAACTGACCTTTATTCTGTGTTCTTCAAGCTCCCCATGGGGACACCATCCACGACATCACGAACGAGGACGCCGTCCACGACACCGCCAATGAGGACACCTTCCACGGCACCACCGACGAGGACGCCGTCCACGGCACCGCCGACGAGGATGCCGTCCAGGGCACCGCCAATGACGCCGTCCACGGCATCGCCGACGAGGACGCCATCCATGGCATCGCTGACTGGGACGCCATCCAGGGATTCACTGACTGGGACGCCATCCAGGGCCTCGCTGACTGGGACGCCGTCCAGGGCCTCGCTGACTGGGACGCCATCAAGGGCATCGCTGATGGggatgccgcccagggcatcgctgaAGGGGACGTCGTCCATGGCATCGCTGACGGTGTCACTGTCCAGGGCATCGCTGacgaggacgccgtccagggcatcgccgacgAGGACGCCATCCACGTCATCACTGACTGGGACGCCATCCAGGGATTCACTGACTGGGACGCCGTCCAGGGCCTCGCTGACTGGGACGCCGTCCACGGCTTCGCCGAGGAGGTCGTATTCCACGGCATCGCCGAcggggacgccgcccagggcatcgccgacggggtcgccgtccagggcatcgccgacggggacgccgtccagggcatcgctcTCAATGACGCCGTCCACGGCATCgctaacgaggacgccgcccagggcatcgccaactggGATGCTGTCCAGGACATCGCTAATGAAGATGGATTCCACAGCATCGATAACAAGGATGCCGTCCAGGGCATCGATAACGAGGAcaccgtccagggcatcgccaacgaggacgccgtccagggcatcgccacCTGGGACGCCGTCCACGGCTTCGCCGACGAGGTCGCCTTCCATGGCATCGCCGACGGggatgccgcccagggcatcgccgacggggtcgccgtccagggcatcgccgacggggacgccgtccagggcattGCTCTCGATGACGCCGTCCACGGCATCgctaacgaggacgccgcccagggcatcgccaactggGATGCTGTCCAGGACATCGCTAATGAAGATGGATTCCACAGCATCGATAACGAGGATGCCGTCCAGGTCATCGCCAATgaggacgccgtccagggcatcaCCAACTGGG
This window encodes:
- the LOC129524669 gene encoding LOW QUALITY PROTEIN: uncharacterized protein (The sequence of the model RefSeq protein was modified relative to this genomic sequence to represent the inferred CDS: deleted 1 base in 1 codon) translates to MGNQCCCIQGDSKKPSKKRVKREPYSTTKVTSGSTFNENTRRYAVHTNQCRRPHGSPVKKKMYPQEDDFHHTIFSNLERLDKLQPTLEASEESLVHKDRGDGERPVNARVSFVSVLLVVQVAPLRRESTPHGDTIHDITNEDAVHDTANEDTFHGTTDEDAVHGTADEDAVQGTANDAVHGIADEDAIHGIADWDAIQGFTDWDAIQGLADWDAVQGLADWDAIKGIADGDAAQGIAEGDVVHGIADGVTVQGIADEDAVQGIADEDAIHGIADGDAVQGIALNDAVHGIANEDAAQGSPTGMLSRTSLMKMDSTASITRMPSRASITRTPSRASPTRTPSRASPPGTPSTASPTRSPSMGIALDDAVHGIANEDAAQGIANWDAVQDIANEDGFHSIDNEDAVQVIANEDAVQGITNWDAIHGFADRGIADGDAVHGIADRVAAQRIADWEDAQGIADWDAAQGIAYGDAAQGIANGDATKGMGNEVAVHGIANEDAVHGIANEDALHGVANEKIKC